In Tenebrio molitor chromosome 1, icTenMoli1.1, whole genome shotgun sequence, the sequence ATGCGGCTCAGAATCCCTTGTCGGTCATTCTAGCCGGGCCAAGTCCCTTTTAAAATGTGCGTTCGAGTTCTTTATGACGAAATTGCGTTACTTAATTAAGTATAATTATTTGACGACCGCATGTCGATCGGGCAGGTGTCTTTCACTCTTGTTCGTTGTTGAATGTAATCGGTACATCGGGACCCAAGGCACAAGTCTAATACAAGATGACCTCCAGATCCAGGTCCCTTGACATAAAGGTTGCTTTATGGTCTATCCACCCAAGACGACTTTTCTACGCCGCGTTTTAAAACATTTCCCAAACAGTAAAAAACGTGACAagttaatttttccaaaagtaaaatttaaagatGTGACGTGATCAATCCATTTAATACCCCACTAATTGAAGATATTCTATTTTAACACCTTCGTCAACAGTTAATGAAAGCCTTAACGGGGGCAGTACGTTTATCCGTCTTCCCAATTAACACCCACAGAGTACACTATTCcagttttagaaaatgagtttttatttttaaaattccaaCATTCTTCTCAAGTTTAGACAACTTATCGTCTAACTGGAtacaactatttttttttttgttgtctgCAATTTAGTTTACTTAACAAATCGTTTGAACCCTCAGGCAACATTACTCCACTTTCCTTTTAAATTGTGTTGTGGCGATTGTTACATCGATCTCTTTCATACCGGATTTTCCTGGAGATTGAAATAGATAATCTAAATAAAGATACTGACAACAAGACGTAGGAAAACAAGATTAACAGACAACAAGGTACATTTATGAAAGTAAAGTCAATAAACAGTGGAATTAAATGGAGATGATTGGTAAACGattcaaaaatgtttccttATCTTTATTACCCATGGTATATGGTAATTACAGTGAAGTATTTATTACGGTAGTCGAAAATGTTATGCAACGATAAACGAAtgcattttgttgttgtttttgttgttgtaaGACCACTAAAGAtgtcaacaataaaaattaagtaaacatTTTCGACTCAATTCCAACAAAATGTTAAGAAACTGTACTGTCCGTCCTTGTCTCCGCGGTCGCTGTCACTGTTGACGTTTGCTGCATGTCGAATAAGCACAGACATgcctcaatatttttggaccAGATCACACAAACTCCCGACGGCATCAATTTATGGTTCCAAAAGTTTCAGATAGACCAGAGATAAAAGGATTTcagtttttttcattaattttttgagaGTAATCTAATTAGTCATGTCAGTTTTTTGTTTCAAGTCGGTGAATGAAATCTGGCGCATACGAGACGTCAATTGAATCCATTAACTGTCGCTAATGGTCCCTTTCAATCACTTCTGGTTTAACCGGAAGCGACCTCAATTTCTTTTCTGCACTgcgatatttgaaaaatgaagatGTAACAAATACCTAGTAGCAAGCGGTGTTAAAACAAGTGAGAATCAATTACGAGAAGACAAGGTCTCTCTGAACTGGGCTAATTACTTGCGTAAGGAAATTGGTTACGACgtgataaaaatatgtaaatcgACAATTAGAGGAAAgagaaaatgaagaaagagTGACTGTTATGCAGATTAATTTGAAACGttcattaaataataatcacgAGTTGTTTCTAAATGACATTTAAGAATTTATGACATTCGCCCGCGTCGCAGTTTATCCGAATTTAATTGCGTTTTTATTGTCGGATTTTTTACGGTACAGGTGCCGCCCtgtaaattaataacattctTGAAATTTCCAAATATGCAATCTATTTAGTGGTACTTGTAATTACTCGGTGCCGGCCATGACACAGAAGGCGTTGTCTGACATTGTTTCTGAATGAACTTGCGTTATGCACGTTCATTCTCATTGCAGAATGACGTTGCGGCTGTGAATGCGCCTTAACACTATTGTCACACCGATACGAattaaactgaaaataaagtGGGCGTTGCCGGTACTAATTTTGACAGAAAActttcaataaaaaacaaaaattacctactGTTACGCAGTTTTCAAGAACTTTGGAAGTACCGATGTTACACAATTACCTACCTGGATGCAATTTCGTAACGTTAAaagcaataatttataaaatatgtatttgaaaataaaattaattgggaatttttgttttgtcatGTTTGTGTATTCTCGTCTCATGGGAAAGAAAATCAAGTAGGTTGAACTGagattgtcaaaaataatctgtcaaattttgaacttTTGAATATGAGAAATAATTGTCACTTTctggttttatttctttaataacAGGTGACATTTGTTGCAGAGGGTGCGACCAACGATGGTGATCAAAGCTCAGCTGCCCCGCATCTTCACTAGAAGATTGAAAAAACCAGTGAAGTCAAATGAGCGCCTCAAATTGACTTAGTGAAATGAGTGGATTGTTGGAAGACCAGCCTCAGGAGAGCGCCCCCCAGGAAATCCCTGCCGATGAAGAGCTTGCACCCAAAGTACGCGTGACGAAAAAGCTGCGAAAAAACAACATCGTCCCTCAGCTGCTCGCCACGGGGATTGTCTCATGGCTGGACATCCTGGTGGGGTACGCGTCGGCATACTCGTCTCCGGCCGAATCGACGATGATTCGAGATCTGAACTTGACGAAGAGCGAAGCGTCTTGGATCAGCAGCCTCCTCCCGATGGGCGCTCTGGTGAGCAGCCTCACTGGAGGCCCCGCCGTCGAGTTCTTGGGCCGAAAGAAGACCCTCATAGTGGCCGACACAATATTTTTGCTCGCCTGGTCGATTAATTACTTTTCCCGGAATTATTGGTCTATGTACGCGAGCAGAATCCTGAGCGGATGCAGCGTGGGCATCACTTCCTTTGCTCTTCCTGTATATTTAGCGGAAACCCTGCAACCTAAAATAAGAGGCAGATTGGGTCTTTTTCCCACCGCATTCGGCAATTTTGGCATTTTAATCTGCTTTATCTCGGGTAGTTTTGTCGAATGGAGGGGATTGGCTGGAATTGGCGCGCTTTTGTCGATTCCGTTTCTGGTGGCGATATGGATCGTTCCGGAGACGCCCAGATGGTACATCTCGAAGAAGAAGAATCGGAGGGCGAGAGTGTCACTCCAGTGGCTGAGAGGGAGCAAGTGCGACGTCACCAAAGAGATCGAAGAGCTTCAGTACGTCAAGAATAACGACAAAGCGACGTTCGCGAGGTGGCACTTGAAGGTGTTCATGATAGTTTTGGGCTTGATGTTTTTCCAACAGTTCAGCGGCATCAACGCCGTCATCTTCTACACGacgaaaattttcgaaaaatcggGCTCGTTCCTGGACGCGTCCGTCTGCACGGCCATCATCGGCATCGTCAACTTCGTCTCGACGTTCCTCGCGGCCGTCGTAGTCGACAAGTTGGGGCGGAAGGTACTCATGTACGTGTCCTGTACCATCATGGCCTTCATGTTGGCAATATTAGGGGTTTACTTCTTTTTATTGGACGTTAAGCACATGGACCTGAAGTTAGTAGAGTGGCTGCCTCTGTCGTGTTTCATTTTGTATGTCTTAGGGTTTTCTTTCGGCATGGGACCCATCCCCTGGCTCATGATGGGGGAGATTCTTCCGGCGACGATAAGGGGCCAGGCGGCTTCCATGGCGGCAGCGTTCAACTGGACTTGCACTTTCGTCATCACCAAAACGTTTCCGCTCTTTGTAGATTCAGTAGGCGCGCACTACGCCTTCTGGTTCTTCTCCGTGATTATGATTTGCTCACTGGTGTTCCTGAAGCTGTTCGTACCGGAAACGAAGAAGCGGACACTGGAGGACATAGAGAGAATATTGTCTGCTAATTAGGACGCTTAGCATGCATGATTACCCGCTGTATACATATCCattaattgcaaataaatcCGTTGTAAGTTGCAGCATCAAGGGTGTTTATTCAGAGTTTGCGTTGTACGGAGGGATTTCGGTTAAATCGAACTGACAAATATCAAGAGATTTGTTCGGAAGAAATGCATTATTCAATTCGAGCTcctttgaataaattaaatgatgATGTGGGCAGTGagcggtaaattttttttaagttgaaaAAGTAGAAAAGTAAGCAACATTTGCGATATAAATCTTGtcaaaaacaatgaaaaaatacaatataatATAAACTAATGGCTTAGTTTGTTTTAGTAAGTGACGAAGATCATAGTGACAAAATGAGCTTTCAAGGTCGTATTTTACGTGATgtgtatttaataaataattattttgcgCCTGCGGCTCTCTACGGCACTGGTCACGAACACACTGCATAATGTACCTATTATAATTGGTTAAGTTAGTTGTATAAGattacttaattaattttcttttcttctgtGTCTTACcaaatttcgtaaataataGTCTTACAAGGAAGTgaacaaatatgtatatttaaaacttgggcaatatttatttgataaaatgttgaaaatcaaaaaatgttaaattttaatctgaccttgaaaggaaaaattcaatgtttcgaatattttttcacttacgtcagcaaaaagaaaaatagtttCTAGTTAGAgtttcaagaccggcaagatGAGAATTCATGTAATCaatttgagaaaataaaaaattatatttctcGATGAAAATATATAGATGTTTTTGTTTCTATCATGTACTAATTGTTTCAGCAATTTTACTAGTCAATGTGAGTCGTAAAACGAGCAgtaaattttgaagaaattagAAACTTTTCCAAAATATTGTCTTTCGGCATTTTTCTCTTGATGGGTCTTTGATCTCTATTTAATGATCAAGGTTCAAGGGAAAGCTAATCAAAATACCTAATGAGAAGGCAATTTATCTTCAGTGattgaaataacaaaaatagttattatgtaacaagtgagtaaagtaatactttttttacgagaaggaaaattgcCGCACGAGCGAAGCGGgtgcgc encodes:
- the LOC138141518 gene encoding facilitated trehalose transporter Tret1-like isoform X1, which produces MSGLLEDQPQESAPQEIPADEELAPKVRVTKKLRKNNIVPQLLATGIVSWLDILVGYASAYSSPAESTMIRDLNLTKSEASWISSLLPMGALVSSLTGGPAVEFLGRKKTLIVADTIFLLAWSINYFSRNYWSMYASRILSGCSVGITSFALPVYLAETLQPKIRGRLGLFPTAFGNFGILICFISGSFVEWRGLAGIGALLSIPFLVAIWIVPETPRWYISKKKNRRARVSLQWLRGSKCDVTKEIEELQYVKNNDKATFARWHLKVFMIVLGLMFFQQFSGINAVIFYTTKIFEKSGSFLDASVCTAIIGIVNFVSTFLAAVVVDKLGRKVLMYVSCTIMAFMLAILGVYFFLLDVKHMDLKLVEWLPLSCFILYVLGFSFGMGPIPWLMMGEILPATIRGQAASMAAAFNWTCTFVITKTFPLFVDSVGAHYAFWFFSVIMICSLVFLKLFVPETKKRTLEDIERILSAN
- the LOC138141518 gene encoding facilitated trehalose transporter Tret1-like isoform X2; translation: MSGLLEDQPQESAPQEIPADEELAPKVRVTKKLRKNNIVPQLLATGIVSWLDILVGYASAYSSPAESTMIRDLNLTKSEASWISSLLPMGALVSSLTGGPAVEFLGRKKTLIVADTIFLLAWSINYFSRNYWSMYASRILSGCSVGITSFALPVYLAETLQPKIRGRLGLFPTAFGNFGILICFISGSFVEWRGLAGIGALLSIPFLVAIWIVPETPRWYISKKKNRRARVSLQWLRGSKCDVTKEIEELQYVKNNDKATFARWHLKVFMIVLGLMFFQQFSGINAVIFYTTKIFEKSGSFLDASVCTAIIGIVNFVSTFLAAVVVDKLGRKVLMVFFRHGTHPLAHDGGDSSGDDKGPGGFHGGSVQLDLHFRHHQNVSALCRFSRRALRLLVLLRDYDLLTGVPEAVRTGNEEADTGGHRENIVC